The Verrucomicrobium spinosum DSM 4136 = JCM 18804 genome includes a region encoding these proteins:
- a CDS encoding AP2 domain-containing protein, producing the protein MAKDPNNRNITRIENTGGEGKRPVRGFEVRIYRRGQRFNQFFSDSAHGGKKGALEQARTVRDKMEKKLKPYTRRELAEKISARNTSGYRGVRLRKTIVTKDDKKYVYEHVEASWSPEPGKVVKKSFSVAKLGLDKAWELAVECRKKAVSKIKG; encoded by the coding sequence ATGGCCAAAGATCCAAACAACCGTAACATCACCCGGATTGAAAACACCGGTGGTGAAGGCAAGCGCCCCGTGCGCGGCTTCGAAGTCCGCATCTATCGTCGCGGACAACGCTTCAACCAGTTCTTCTCTGACTCCGCCCATGGCGGCAAGAAGGGCGCCCTGGAGCAGGCTCGCACCGTTCGCGACAAGATGGAGAAGAAACTCAAACCCTACACCCGGCGTGAACTCGCGGAAAAGATCTCCGCCCGCAACACCTCCGGCTACCGTGGTGTCCGTCTCCGCAAGACCATCGTGACCAAAGACGACAAGAAATATGTCTATGAGCACGTTGAGGCTTCCTGGAGCCCCGAACCTGGTAAAGTGGTGAAGAAGTCCTTCTCCGTCGCCAAGCTCGGTCTCGACAAGGCTTGGGAACTTGC